The following are encoded in a window of Haloarcula laminariae genomic DNA:
- a CDS encoding DUF58 domain-containing protein — MEVTRRFTALAGTGLALAALALLFERPVLLVSTAGIGGILLATQLMFVGRLRRLDASLAVDLDVPRTTITADETVPVTLSGATAETPLGVTVTAPVPASAEGPGEDARRIEIDGPEPSTVTFDTTWPVVGQSQFDAPIVRVTDPYGLFGETFTRGPTPAVRVEPHVTRTLHVGQGGDTALATFGEHATDELGDGVDPAELRQYVAGDSAGDIDWKATARLNEPYIREHEVETDRRTVLFVDHRAGLATGPDGETKLDYIREVALTLAEQARAFDDPLGLYTVGDEGLTTEQDPSLDEKRFRLIQDTLYDLQATGGHGEELEETRSPGTARRASTRLQGDRSAFGTTLRPYLDSREGYVTQIASDPLFAAARTHLSALGGTALTVVFTDDQHRTELRETVKVARQGGNSVVVFLTPHVLFESGGLSGLDAAYERYADFESFRRDLAALDRVTVYEVGPGDRLEAVLSAGR; from the coding sequence ATGGAGGTGACGCGGCGGTTCACCGCGCTCGCAGGAACCGGTCTGGCGCTTGCAGCGCTGGCGCTACTGTTCGAACGCCCGGTGTTGCTCGTCAGCACAGCCGGTATCGGTGGCATACTGCTGGCCACACAGCTCATGTTCGTCGGGCGGCTGCGACGCCTCGATGCGAGCCTCGCCGTCGACCTCGACGTGCCACGGACGACCATCACGGCCGACGAGACGGTCCCAGTCACTCTCAGCGGCGCAACAGCGGAGACGCCGCTTGGGGTCACTGTCACGGCACCCGTGCCGGCCAGTGCCGAAGGCCCCGGCGAGGACGCCCGTCGAATCGAAATCGACGGTCCCGAACCGTCCACAGTGACCTTCGACACGACATGGCCGGTCGTCGGTCAGTCACAGTTCGACGCGCCGATAGTGCGTGTAACCGACCCATATGGACTGTTCGGTGAGACGTTTACGCGCGGCCCGACACCGGCGGTCCGTGTCGAGCCCCACGTCACACGAACGCTTCACGTTGGGCAGGGTGGCGACACAGCGCTGGCGACGTTTGGCGAGCACGCGACCGACGAACTCGGTGACGGTGTCGACCCCGCGGAACTCCGGCAGTACGTGGCCGGGGACTCGGCTGGCGATATCGACTGGAAGGCGACCGCGCGGTTGAACGAGCCGTATATCCGCGAACACGAGGTCGAGACGGACCGACGAACAGTGTTGTTCGTGGACCACCGTGCCGGACTGGCAACCGGCCCAGACGGCGAGACGAAACTCGACTACATCCGCGAAGTTGCACTGACACTCGCCGAGCAGGCACGGGCCTTCGACGACCCGCTGGGACTGTACACGGTCGGCGACGAGGGGCTGACAACCGAACAGGACCCCTCACTGGACGAAAAGCGGTTCCGCCTGATACAGGACACCCTGTACGACCTGCAGGCGACAGGCGGACACGGAGAGGAGCTTGAGGAGACACGAAGCCCGGGGACGGCCCGGCGCGCGAGTACACGGCTCCAGGGGGACAGGTCGGCCTTCGGAACGACGCTCAGACCGTATCTCGACAGTCGCGAGGGGTACGTGACCCAGATTGCGTCTGACCCCCTGTTCGCGGCCGCACGCACCCATCTCTCGGCGCTCGGTGGAACGGCGTTGACGGTCGTGTTCACCGACGACCAACACCGGACGGAGCTCCGGGAGACAGTCAAGGTCGCCCGACAGGGGGGCAACAGCGTCGTCGTCTTCCTGACGCCACACGTCCTCTTCGAATCCGGCGGCCTCAGCGGCCTGGACGCCGCCTACGAGCGGTACGCCGATTTCGAGTCGTTCCGCCGGGATCTCGCGGCGCTGGACCGGGTCACCGTCTACGAGGTTGGCCCGGGTGACCGCCTCGAAGCCGTGCTCTCCGCGGGGCGGTAG
- a CDS encoding DUF1616 domain-containing protein, whose protein sequence is MSGPPARESTLWLLLPRPVRELPADLAATLVLVVLMTLSATVPFVSETPLRIVFGLPLVLFLPGYALIAALFPEAGSSPDADDDSETDSGIDGIERLALSFGLSIAVVPLIGLALNFTPWGIRLVPILVGVGGFTTVATAVAARRRRALPEDERFEVPYREWVAESYAELRSPETRLDSALNVLLVCSLLLASGSIVYAVAVPAQGESFSEFYLLTENDDGELVASDYPTELTVGETEELVVGIGNQENEQTSYTVIVALQRVDTIDNETVVRESTELQRYSPTVGDNETWQQPHEITPTTTGTNLRLTYLLYKGDPAPQRDIDSAYRSNYIWVNVTTQ, encoded by the coding sequence ATGAGTGGTCCGCCAGCGAGGGAGTCGACGCTCTGGTTGCTGCTTCCCCGACCAGTCAGAGAACTCCCCGCTGACCTGGCCGCGACGCTCGTTCTCGTCGTCCTCATGACGCTGTCCGCGACCGTCCCGTTCGTCAGCGAAACGCCGCTTCGAATCGTGTTTGGATTGCCACTGGTCCTGTTTTTGCCCGGATACGCCCTCATCGCCGCGCTGTTCCCCGAAGCTGGCTCGTCCCCGGACGCGGATGATGACAGCGAGACTGATAGCGGTATCGACGGTATCGAGCGTCTCGCGCTTTCCTTCGGGTTGAGCATCGCCGTCGTCCCGCTCATCGGTCTCGCGTTGAACTTTACCCCGTGGGGGATTCGACTGGTCCCCATTCTCGTTGGCGTCGGTGGGTTCACCACCGTGGCGACGGCTGTCGCGGCACGGCGGCGACGAGCACTCCCCGAAGATGAGCGCTTCGAAGTCCCGTACCGCGAGTGGGTCGCCGAAAGCTATGCGGAGCTCAGGTCGCCTGAGACCCGTCTCGATTCCGCACTGAACGTCTTACTGGTCTGTAGCCTGCTATTGGCCTCGGGTTCTATCGTCTATGCTGTTGCCGTCCCGGCACAGGGCGAGTCCTTCAGTGAGTTCTATCTGCTGACGGAAAACGACGACGGCGAACTCGTCGCCAGTGACTACCCGACCGAACTCACGGTCGGCGAGACCGAGGAGCTTGTCGTCGGCATCGGGAACCAGGAGAACGAACAGACGAGCTACACCGTCATCGTCGCGCTTCAGCGGGTCGACACTATCGACAACGAGACGGTTGTCAGGGAGTCGACCGAACTGCAGCGCTACTCGCCGACAGTTGGCGACAACGAGACGTGGCAACAACCACACGAGATAACGCCGACGACCACTGGGACGAATCTTCGCCTGACGTATCTGCTGTACAAGGGCGACCCCGCGCCACAGCGGGATATCGACTCGGCGTATCGGTCGAACTACATCTGGGTGAACGTCACCACTCAGTGA